The Salvelinus namaycush isolate Seneca chromosome 26, SaNama_1.0, whole genome shotgun sequence genomic sequence tgggcccatGCCCTCCCATGCCCACCCAAAGCTGCACTCAGGCATGTGAAAAGCAGAGATTAGGGCATcatgaatttctttccttatatgaactgaaactcagtaacatttttgaaattgttgtatttagcatttatatttttgttcaggataCTGTCAATATATCTACCTGTAACTACCTGTATTTCCCTCTCAGGTATTCAAAGATAACGATCAACCTTTTACAGAAGgcagctctctgtctctttctctctttctcacctccTATCCCACCCATCTCgctcccttctcctccttcttccatctctctctcccacacctttccccttcccctccctccctccatccctctctccctccctctctaccaggTACACAGAGCTGATGACCAACAGGACCATGTCTCTCCTAACAGCCCTGTCCTGGGTGTCAGCCATGATATCTCCAGCCATCACCACCATCCAGTCATCCCAGATGCCTTTCTGTGGGCCCAACCGCATCATCCACTGCTACTGCGACACCACATCTCTCAACCAGTCAGTGCCCGAATCCCAATTTGCTCCCTATTCactttaaagtgcactacttttgactccTAGTGACTTTACTGTGTTATACTTGATGTACATACAGTTTGTCTTTTtttaattgattaaataaattcaGTCAAACAATCAACCAACCACTCACCCACTCAACAGGCTGTCGTGTGCTGACATCTCGTCCCAGAGCAGAGTATCCTTCTCACTAGCCATGGtcgtcctcttcctcccctttggCTTCATCGTCTTCTCCTACGTCAACATCATCGTCACCGTGATGCGCATGGCTAACACACAGGTCAGAATTCTGGAGGTGTGAAGTGTGGGGGTGGGGTGTGCAGGGGGGCTGggtgggaggaggggtgggggtgcAGGGGGGCTGggtgggaggaggggtggggggtgcaggggggctgggtgggaggaggggtgcaggggggctgggtgggaggaggggtggggggtgcAGGGGGGCTGGGTGGCAGGAGGGGTAAGGGGTGGTGGGTGTGTGACCCCACCACTAAATGTTTATGAgcgtggccttatttctattacgaCCTCAAcataacatcaataggtttaggctactacacatgatactctaattttccctatacccaacatgaggttgctacaacatagcctatgaatgaaagtttacacaggtcgagagaaaaattgGAGTAATCAAGCTGACAGTAACATTCAATACTACCTTGAACACTCTTGCCTGCGTCTagttgatctagggtgtaatcattagtccaacagttgtaaacgagagtttctattggacaaattcaggtatgtttatccccatttcgtTCCGTTTACTTCCgtttaataaatgtttttcaacagaatcggcggaatgaatacatccctgatcacacgcaaacacagatCACTTTCACAGCAGCcgcatacaaacagcatgatcactttgctcattgcacaattccttctcgcatctacgtgctctcctcctctcaccttttcccttcacttgtgaacttcagtgcacaacatatcagctgtctgtgaccaggcgaaataacctttccaagccaaccgctaactgctacacactgcctacatcattgtcaccaaattagctaatgtcatagtcaacatagctactagatttcacgcgttagtaaacccgttACAATCATGCACAACAGTCTACAGTcaccaagcagtttagcagttacattgGTGGAACCCGGTAGCAATAGACCAAAAGGTTacattgacttggaagagttccggtgttggatagccatagccacctagctaacataaCATCTCTCtttgtttgagctgggtgtttgagtaggatAAAGTAGCTAActtcatttgctagctaagtaaatgaaagtgaaaaaaatacaatgaattatagctagttctttctctctctctcttgcttctccttcagtTGTTCAAAACTGCTCAAGtattgtctttctttctctttgagtcaactactcaccacattttatgcactgcagcgctcgctagctgtagcttatgctttcagtactagattcattcccTGACCCTTTGATTTGGTGGACAATgttagttcatgctgcaagaggacgtcctccaggagttgtcataattactgtgtcttagtctatggaaggaggtgagaaccatgagcctcctagattttgtattgaagtcaatgtacccgaAGGACGACGGAAACTAGCCGTCCTCCGGCTACACCTGGTGCTACCCTACAAAGTGCTGTTgaggttactgtagaccttcattacaaAACAGTGTGTTGTAATCAAATCTTTGCTGACGTGTATATATTTACtacagttttatctaaaaattataacttttttatgtttcactattttattttattaaattaaCTGAGGAGTATGTTCCTCCCCATCCTCATCTGAGGAGCCTCCTAAGCACTAAACCTGGACTGCCAGGTTCACCATTTCACCTTTACATCACACATTgcttgtcctgtcctgtctctgtccttaATTTTAACTACtctctcctaaccctaacccactgagaacacttctccatctctcccctctctaacccTGGGCAGGCTGAAGACCTTCTCAACCTGGGCTGTATCATTCTTATCTAAACTAAACCTTTCCTCTAACCCACTACTCTCCCCTCTCTAACCCAGGGCAGGCTGAAGACCTTCTCAACCTGGGCTGTATCATTCTTATCTAAACTAAACATTTCTTCTAACCCACTACTCTCCCCTCTCTAACCCAGGGCAGGCTGAAGACCTTCTCTACCTGTGTTACTCAGGGCTGTATCATCCTTATTTACTACATCCCCCGCTTCATAGTGAACGCTACACCCTACATCCCCAACCTGACCACAACCCCTGACCTCCGCATCAGCCTCGCCATTTTCTCCAGGTAGGTAGAACACAGATTAGAGAGGTGGGATGGGAACCCAAAGGTTGCTAGTTCAAGTCCCGGGCCGGGCGATGCACAAGTGGAATGATCTGGCTACTTTTGTCAGATCATTACCACcactgccgttgtgcccttgagaaAGGCACTTATCCCAAAAACAGCTATCCAACCAGGGGCTCCCCGGTCTGAACTACACCCCTCCTGTTCCTGTCTCccttctgtccctctgtccctctgtccccctcGTCCTGTCTGTTTCTCCCCCTTCCCTTCATTCCTgtccccctccccatctcccctcccatcctgttcctgtctccctctgtccctctgtccccctcGTCCTGTCTGTTTCTCCCCCTTCCCTTCATTCCTGTCCCCCTCCCCGTCTCCCCTCCCGTCCTGTCCCTTTCTTGCCCTCTCCCTTCTGCCCCCTGCCATCCAGAGTCGGTGGAAGACCTTCTCCATCTGTAGTTCCCAGCTGTGTATCATCTCTCTGTACTACGTCCCCCGGTGCTGTGTCTACACCAGCAGCATCCTCAACTTCTCCATCAGCCAGGACTTTGTTATCGGCCAAACCTTCCTCAACAGGCAGGTAGTTTAGAGAAGCGGTCCAGCAACCAGAAGGTTGTCAGTTTGAATCCCATGTTTGACAGGGATAAATGTGGTTGGGAGTGGTGGGTTGCTGGCATCTGTGTCCTAGATGCCATCACCTGCTGTTGTGCAATTAACCCCTACACTCCTCACTGGGCACTACACTAGTAGCTGCCCATTGCTCcagcctctctgtgtgtgtgtgtgtgtgtgtgtgtgtgtgtgtgtgtgtgtgtgtgtgtgtgtgtgtgtgtgtgtgtgtgtgtgtgtgtgtgtgtgtgtgtgtgttttaataatGTATTCTTCTTATTCTACAGTCTGCTGCCGCCCCTCCTCAACCCCTTCATCTACTGCCTCCGTACCAAGGAGATCAAGGCTTCCCTGGCCAAGTGGGCCTACAGAGGGCAGTCCAACGCACATCACAAACCCTCCATCCACCCCATAGCCTGCTGACAGGCACTCAGGCAGCCTGCCGCTAATAAAATCACACAGGAGGCATTATGACTGcactctctcctgttctctcaccTATGAAGGAAGCAATTGGCCGAAACGTCATCTGGTCATGCAGATGTTGAGCCCCAGAACTGATATGTTTTTTACATTTCCTTATTCAATATGGTAAACAATAAACATTTACACTTGTTTTTGCTGTCTGGTAGTTTGTTTTTGTTCCCATATACTGAATGTGCTGCGAAAGAAGAGGCTACAGCACATTCAGACAGCAACAATCATATCCTCATTTGAAATGTCACATCACTCAAATAAGACTGATGTCATCAAATCACATTTGATACATTTTCATATCTGCAATATAacccttaaaggggcaatccacAATTAGtacattctttttttttctttaaaatgaatcatatattagccattgattcttgaagaatataatttataaaggccaaatgagcttagttcaacggCCGTGCCCCATCAGAACTGCCGTGCCCCATCAGAACTGCCGTGCCCCATCAGAACTGCCGTGCCCCATCAGAACggccgtaccccatcagaacggccgtaccccatcagaactgccgtaccccatcagaactgcCGTGCCCCATCAGAACTGCCGTGCCCCATCAGAACggccgtaccccatcagaacgGCCGTGCCCCATCAGAACTGCCGTGCCCCATCAGAACTGCCGTGCCCCATCAGAACGGCCGTGCCCCATCAGAACggccgtaccccatcagaactgccgtaccccatcagaactgcCGTGCCCCATCAGAACggccgtaccccatcagaactgcCGTGCCCCATCAGAACGGCCGTGCCCCATCAGAACTGCCGTGCCCCATCAGAACGGCCGTGCCCCATCAGAACggccgtaccccatcagaacggccgtaccccatcagaacggccgtaccccatcagaactgcCGTGCCCCATCAGAACggccgtaccccatcagaacggccgtaccccatcagaactgcCGTGCCCCATCAGAACGGCCGTGCCCCATCAGAACTGCCGTGCCCCATCAGAACGGCCGTGCCCCATCAGAACggccgtaccccatcagaacgGCCGTACCCCATCAGGACGGCCGTGCCCCATCAGAACTGCCGTGCCCCATCAGAACGGCCGTGCCCCATCAGAACGGCCGTGCCCCATCAGAACGGCCGTGCCCCATCAGAACTGCCGTGCCCCATCAGAACTGCCGTGCCCCATCAGAACTGCCGTGCCCCATCAGAACTtccgtaccccatcagaacccaaaat encodes the following:
- the LOC120021148 gene encoding olfactory receptor 10A4-like; protein product: MLPRNYTSVSEFVIVGFPGLHPSFNQLVAWFFFFIYVTTVVGNILLVVLFALERSLQKPMYIIMLSLALSDIGFCTVSLPKVIARYWWDDAGISFYLCLIQKQFIHYFGALTSLIMMTMAMDKYLAICFPLRYTELMTNRTMSLLTALSWVSAMISPAITTIQSSQMPFCGPNRIIHCYCDTTSLNQLSCADISSQSRVSFSLAMVVLFLPFGFIVFSYVNIIVTVMRMANTQGRLKTFSTCVTQGCIILIYYIPRFIVNATPYIPNLTTTPDLRISLAIFSSLLPPLLNPFIYCLRTKEIKASLAKWAYRGQSNAHHKPSIHPIAC